The proteins below come from a single Mycobacterium parmense genomic window:
- a CDS encoding NAD(P)(+) transhydrogenase (Re/Si-specific) subunit beta, whose product MNYLVTVLYIISFALFIYGLMGLTGPKTAVRGNLIAAVGMALAVAATLVKIRHTESWVLIIAGLVVGVALGVPPARLTKMTAMPQLVAFFNGVGGGTVALIALSEFIDTTGFSAFKHGESPTVHIVVASLFAAIIGSISFWGSIIAFGKLQEIISGAPIGLGKAQQPVNLLLLAAAVGAAVVIGVHAHPGTGGASLWWMIGLLVAAAVLGLMVVLPIGGADMPVVISLLNAMTGLSAAAAGLALNNTAMIVAGMIVGASGSILTNLMAKAMNRSIPAIVAGGFGGGGVAPGGGGAAGDRTAKATSAADAAIQMAYANQVIVVPGYGLAVAQAQHAVKDMASLLEAKGVPVKYAIHPVAGRMPGHMNVLLAEAEVDYDAMKDMDDINDEFGRTDVAIVIGANDVTNPAARNESSSPIYGMPILNVDKAKSVIVLKRSMNSGFAGIDNPLFYADGTTMLFGDAKKSVTAVAEELKAL is encoded by the coding sequence ATCATCTCCTTCGCGCTGTTCATCTACGGGCTGATGGGCCTCACCGGGCCCAAGACCGCGGTGCGGGGCAACCTGATCGCGGCCGTCGGCATGGCCCTCGCGGTGGCCGCGACGCTGGTCAAGATCCGCCACACCGAGTCCTGGGTGCTGATCATCGCCGGCCTGGTGGTGGGGGTGGCGCTCGGCGTCCCCCCGGCGCGGCTGACCAAGATGACCGCCATGCCGCAGCTGGTGGCGTTCTTCAACGGCGTCGGCGGCGGCACGGTAGCCCTGATCGCGCTGTCGGAATTCATCGACACGACCGGTTTTTCGGCCTTCAAGCACGGGGAGTCACCGACCGTGCACATTGTGGTGGCGTCGTTGTTCGCCGCGATCATCGGCTCGATCTCGTTCTGGGGATCGATCATCGCGTTCGGCAAACTTCAGGAGATCATCTCCGGGGCGCCCATCGGCCTGGGCAAGGCCCAGCAACCGGTCAACCTGCTGTTGCTGGCCGCCGCGGTCGGCGCGGCGGTGGTGATCGGCGTGCACGCGCATCCCGGCACCGGTGGCGCGTCGCTGTGGTGGATGATCGGGCTGCTCGTCGCGGCCGCGGTGCTGGGCCTGATGGTGGTCCTGCCGATCGGCGGCGCGGACATGCCGGTGGTGATCTCGCTGCTGAACGCCATGACCGGCCTGTCGGCCGCCGCCGCCGGCCTGGCGCTGAACAACACCGCGATGATCGTCGCGGGCATGATCGTCGGCGCGTCGGGTTCGATCCTGACCAACCTGATGGCCAAGGCGATGAACCGGTCCATCCCGGCGATCGTCGCCGGCGGCTTCGGCGGTGGCGGCGTCGCGCCGGGCGGCGGGGGCGCGGCGGGCGACCGCACCGCCAAGGCCACGTCGGCGGCCGACGCCGCGATCCAGATGGCCTACGCCAACCAGGTGATCGTCGTGCCCGGCTACGGCCTGGCCGTCGCGCAGGCCCAGCACGCCGTCAAGGACATGGCCAGCCTGCTGGAGGCCAAGGGTGTGCCGGTCAAGTACGCCATCCACCCGGTGGCCGGCCGGATGCCCGGGCACATGAACGTGCTGCTGGCCGAGGCCGAGGTGGACTACGACGCGATGAAGGACATGGACGACATCAACGACGAGTTCGGGCGCACCGACGTCGCGATCGTCATCGGCGCCAACGACGTCACCAACCCGGCGGCCCGCAACGAGTCTTCCAGCCCGATCTACGGGATGCCGATCCTCAACGTGGACAAGGCGAAGTCGGTGATCGTGCTCAAGCGGTCGATGAACTCCGGGTTCGCCGGCATCGACAATCCGCTGTTCTACGCCGACGGCACGACCATGCTGTTCGGGGACGCGAAGAAGTCGGTGACCGCGGTCGCCGAAGAACTCAAGGCGCTGTAG